A region from the Aegilops tauschii subsp. strangulata cultivar AL8/78 chromosome 5, Aet v6.0, whole genome shotgun sequence genome encodes:
- the LOC141023140 gene encoding BTB/POZ and MATH domain-containing protein 3-like yields the protein MGIMAPPTSSGGVDFYIKSRVPGSHLLQIDGYSIAKHAPNGTSFKSCPFTVGGYRWAIYLFPNGDRLDSADFISVFLALDEYIKGPIRVHLEFSFMDEVEKQDPAHVRARQVVDLHGGYAVGYRRFIAREAMEISKHLKGDRFTIRCDFLVLKHVIIPENLHPSGHRKCEACNLRVATPGGLRLLHACFCDVCNHASRNDTAAKQCAGCHGPYEGFFLPLLSPTSIS from the coding sequence ATGGGGATCATGGCGCCGCCGACGTCGTCCGGCGGCGTCGACTTCTACATCAAGTCCAGGGTGCCCGGATCTCACCTTCTGCAGATCGACGGCTACTCGATCGCTAAACACGCACCCAACGGCACCAGCTTCAAGTCCTGCCCTTTCACCGTGGGAGGCTACCGTTGGGCCATCTACCTCTTCCCCAACGGTGACAGGCTCGACAGCGCCGACTTCATCTCCGTCTTCCTCGCCCTCGACGAGTACATTAAAGGGCCCATCAGGGTGCATCTTGAGTTCAGCTTCATGGACGAGGTCGAGAAGCAGGATCCCGCGCACGTCCGCGCGAGGCAGGTAGTTGACCTGCATGGCGGTTACGCCGTGGGCTACCGCAGGTTTATCGCGAGGGAGGCCATGGAGATCTCGAAGCATCTCAAAGGCGACCGCTTCACTATTCGGTGCGACTTCCTCGTCCTGAAGCACGTAATCATCCCGGAGAACCTCCATCCGAGCGGGCACAGAAAATGCGAGGCTTGCAACCTCCGAGTGGCGACGCCGGGAGGGCTACGGCTCCTCCATGCATGTTTCTGCGACGTCTGCAACCATGCTAGCCGCAACGACACTGCAGCGAAGCAGTGCGCAGGCTGCCATGGACCCTATGAAGGGTTTTTCCTGCCACTCCTTTCTCCAACATCAATTAGCTAG